GAAGGTCGAGGCCGGCGCGGAGTACGCGATCACGCAGCCGGTGTTCGACGTGGACCAGCTCGAGAGCTTCATGCGGAAGATCGAGCACGTGAAAATCCCGATCATCGCCGGGATCTGGCCGCTGGTGTCGGTGCGGAACGCGGAGTTCCTGGCGAACGAGGTGCCGGGGGTGAGCGTGCCGGATCACATCATCGCGCGGATGCGGCGGGCGAACGACAAGTCGAAGGAAGCGGGAGTCGCCGAGGGGATCGCGATCGCGCGGGAGATGCTGGAGCGGGTAAGGCCGATCGTGCAGGGGGCGCAGGTGTCGGCGCCGTTTGGGAAGGTGGAGCTCGCGTTGGACGTATTCAAGGACAGCACCGCGGGAGCCGCGACCCTCCCAGCGTAAGGCTAGCCACGAACCGCGCCCGAGCGGAATCCTTGGATTATTCCAGGAGCCTGGACCGCGGAGTAAGATTCTCGGAATGACCGAAACGCCTCGCCCCCCGCTCACCATCCTCTCCGAAGAAGAGGAGATGTTCCGCGATGCGATTGCGTCGTTCGCGAGCGAGGAAGTCCTCCCCCGAGTCCGTGACATGGACAAGGCGTGCAAGCTCGACCCGGCGCTGATACCCAAGTACTTCGAGCTCGGCTTGATGGGGATCGAAGTCCCGGAGGAGTACGGCGGGGCCGGCGGCTCACTCATGATGGTCGCGCTCGCGGTGGAGGAGATCAGCAAGGTGGACGCGTCCGCCGCGATCCTGTGCGACGTGCAGAACACTCTGGTCAACTTCCCCATCCTCAAGTACGGCAGCGAAGAGCAGAAGCAGAAGTACCTCACGCGACTCACCTCGGAAGCGGTCGGCGCGTACGCGCTGTCGGAGGCGGGCTCGGGCTCCGACGCGTTCAGTCTCGCGACGCGCGCCGAGAAGAAGGGCGACGGCTGGGCGCTCACCGGCGGGAAGCTCTGGATCACCAACGGCGCGGAAGCCGACATCTTCGTCATCTTCGCCACCGCCGATCCGTCGGCAGGCTACAAGGGAATCACGGCGTTCATCGTCGAGCGCGGCATGGCCGGCTTCACGGTCGGCAAGAAGGAGGACAAGCTCGGCATCCGCGCGTCGAGCACGGTGGAGCTGCTGCTCGACGGCTGCGAAGTTCCGGCCGCCAACGTGCTGGGCCCGGTCGGCCAGGGCTACAAGATCGCGATCGAGACGCTGAACGAAGGGCGCATCGGCATCGGCGCACAGATGATCGGCGTTGCGCAGGGCGCGCTCACGGCGGCGGTCGCGTACATCCAGGAGCGGCGCCAGTTCGGCAAGGAGCTCGCGCACTTCCAGGCGATCCAGTTCCAGGTCGCCCAGGCGGCGACCGAGCTCGAGGCGGCGCGGCTCAT
This Gemmatimonadaceae bacterium DNA region includes the following protein-coding sequences:
- a CDS encoding acyl-CoA dehydrogenase, whose translation is MTETPRPPLTILSEEEEMFRDAIASFASEEVLPRVRDMDKACKLDPALIPKYFELGLMGIEVPEEYGGAGGSLMMVALAVEEISKVDASAAILCDVQNTLVNFPILKYGSEEQKQKYLTRLTSEAVGAYALSEAGSGSDAFSLATRAEKKGDGWALTGGKLWITNGAEADIFVIFATADPSAGYKGITAFIVERGMAGFTVGKKEDKLGIRASSTVELLLDGCEVPAANVLGPVGQGYKIAIETLNEGRIGIGAQMIGVAQGALTAAVAYIQERRQFGKELAHFQAIQFQVAQAATELEAARLMVYNAARLKDAGHDIARTGAMAKLYSSQVCERVTSLCVELFGGYGYTTDYPVEKFYRDAKIGTIYEGTSNMQLQTIAKSLLR